Proteins encoded in a region of the Streptomyces sp. PCS3-D2 genome:
- the cobT gene encoding nicotinate-nucleotide--dimethylbenzimidazole phosphoribosyltransferase produces the protein MTDTGQVPGEGLPDNTGMVDQQGIPAPVQIPAPMPGYAFQDLMDNPAEPEDEELLLMPSGQGSWSDPQVVPQAPAFPVDPQLGEPPMYTDASYGSVPAYPGAPAAYPEPVAYTEFPQPGFPDGSYSAGAHETGGRDSGALDLGGLVVPPPAAPEASAASVRRPLHMGPPVPDATGGVVRSLADRGPATAPAQPAPLASAVAAAVPATPLHQAGPPTVGPEYLDVPRAEAAQEPAPQLGEVPPQAGAPWTAEPVPAPAQAEAARAPEPAEAPAPVPTTVEPEPEPTAVAARPSAQPAQPEDVPAEAIAVPAEPPAPVAAAAPATAPEAVVPDPVAVPAEAEPVASVEAVVGGPVPPVPAEAVAPVAPEPVAAEPSVEAVAAAEPAEQVVPEQVVPEQVVAEQVVAEAVAAAEPAEQVVPDPVAVPAEAEPVASVEAVVVEPVPPVPAEAVAPVAPEPVAAEPVAEAVAATEPAEPVVPVVSEPVVSAPAEAVAAESEPGALPGTPVTVEPVAGDPAPGYDDAEREAVLRVMRERRDIRKGFRTDPIPHEVLLRVLEAAHTAPSVGHSQPWDFVVIRSAETRRTMHELAQRQREAYAKSLPKGRAKQFKELKIEAILDTPVNIVVTADPTRGGRHTLGRHTQPQMAPYSSALAVENLWLAARAEGLGVGWVSFFDEREMVRELGLPEHLEVVAYLCVGYVDEFPEEPELAQAGWSQRRPLSWVVHEETYGRRALPGEEPHDLLSETVASIRPLDAKALGEAWERQKRMTKPAGALGMLEIISAQLAGLSRVCPPPIPEPAAVAIFAGDHGVHAQGVTPWPQEVTTQMVANFLGGGAVCNAFANQVGAEVCVVDVGVAGDLPATPGLLPRKVRPGTADLSTGPAMTREEAVAAIEVGIETARDLVAAGNKALLTGEMGIANTTVSAALISVFTGVDPSEVTGRGTGINDETHARKVDVVRRALELHQPDPADPIGVLAAIGGLEHAAIVGLLLGGASLRTPVLLDGVSAGAAALVARAIAPESLSACIAGHRSAEPGHVAALNKLGLRPLVDLDLRLGEGTGALLALPLVQSAARAMHEVATFDSAGVTEK, from the coding sequence ATGACTGACACCGGCCAGGTCCCGGGCGAGGGTCTCCCGGACAACACGGGCATGGTGGATCAGCAGGGCATCCCCGCGCCGGTCCAGATCCCGGCACCGATGCCCGGGTACGCCTTCCAGGACCTCATGGACAACCCGGCCGAGCCGGAAGACGAGGAGCTGCTGCTCATGCCGAGCGGCCAGGGCTCCTGGAGCGACCCGCAGGTCGTCCCGCAGGCCCCGGCCTTCCCGGTGGATCCCCAGCTCGGCGAGCCGCCGATGTACACCGACGCGTCCTACGGCTCCGTGCCCGCCTACCCCGGTGCCCCGGCGGCGTACCCGGAACCGGTCGCGTACACCGAGTTCCCCCAGCCGGGCTTCCCCGACGGCTCCTACAGCGCCGGCGCCCACGAGACGGGCGGCCGGGATTCCGGTGCGCTCGACCTCGGCGGGCTCGTCGTCCCGCCGCCCGCGGCTCCGGAGGCCTCCGCGGCCTCCGTCCGGCGCCCGCTGCACATGGGCCCGCCGGTGCCCGACGCGACCGGCGGAGTCGTACGCTCCCTCGCGGACCGCGGGCCGGCCACCGCGCCCGCCCAGCCCGCCCCGCTCGCCTCCGCGGTCGCCGCCGCCGTGCCCGCCACCCCGCTCCACCAGGCCGGCCCCCCGACCGTCGGGCCCGAGTACCTGGACGTCCCGCGTGCGGAGGCCGCCCAGGAGCCGGCCCCGCAGCTCGGCGAGGTCCCGCCGCAGGCCGGGGCGCCGTGGACGGCGGAGCCGGTCCCCGCGCCGGCGCAGGCCGAGGCCGCCCGGGCCCCCGAGCCGGCCGAGGCCCCCGCGCCCGTACCGACCACCGTGGAGCCCGAGCCGGAGCCGACGGCCGTGGCGGCACGGCCGTCGGCTCAGCCGGCGCAGCCCGAGGACGTTCCGGCCGAGGCGATCGCCGTGCCGGCGGAGCCTCCCGCGCCCGTGGCCGCGGCGGCTCCTGCAACCGCTCCCGAGGCGGTCGTGCCCGATCCGGTCGCCGTTCCGGCGGAGGCCGAGCCGGTTGCGTCCGTCGAGGCCGTCGTCGGCGGGCCGGTCCCGCCGGTGCCGGCCGAGGCCGTGGCTCCCGTGGCTCCCGAGCCGGTGGCCGCGGAGCCGTCGGTCGAGGCCGTCGCCGCCGCGGAGCCCGCCGAGCAGGTCGTGCCTGAGCAGGTCGTGCCTGAGCAGGTCGTGGCCGAGCAGGTCGTGGCCGAGGCGGTCGCCGCCGCGGAGCCCGCCGAGCAGGTTGTGCCCGATCCGGTCGCCGTTCCGGCGGAGGCCGAGCCGGTTGCGTCCGTCGAGGCCGTCGTCGTCGAGCCGGTCCCGCCGGTGCCGGCCGAGGCCGTGGCTCCCGTGGCTCCCGAGCCGGTGGCCGCGGAGCCGGTGGCCGAGGCCGTCGCCGCTACGGAGCCCGCCGAGCCCGTCGTGCCAGTCGTGTCCGAGCCCGTCGTGTCCGCGCCGGCCGAGGCCGTCGCCGCAGAGTCGGAACCCGGCGCCCTGCCCGGGACGCCCGTCACGGTCGAACCCGTCGCCGGTGACCCGGCCCCCGGCTACGACGACGCCGAGCGCGAGGCCGTCCTGCGCGTCATGCGCGAGCGCCGTGACATCCGCAAGGGCTTCCGGACCGACCCGATCCCGCACGAGGTGCTGCTCCGCGTCCTGGAGGCGGCCCACACCGCGCCCAGCGTCGGCCACTCCCAGCCCTGGGACTTCGTCGTCATCCGCTCGGCCGAGACCCGCCGGACGATGCACGAGCTCGCCCAGCGCCAGCGCGAGGCGTATGCGAAGTCGCTGCCCAAGGGCCGGGCGAAGCAGTTCAAGGAACTCAAGATCGAGGCCATCCTCGACACCCCGGTGAACATCGTCGTCACCGCCGACCCCACCCGCGGCGGCCGCCACACCCTCGGCCGGCACACCCAGCCGCAGATGGCCCCGTACTCCTCGGCCCTCGCCGTCGAGAACCTCTGGCTCGCCGCGCGCGCCGAGGGCCTCGGCGTCGGCTGGGTCAGCTTCTTCGACGAGCGCGAGATGGTGCGCGAGCTCGGCCTGCCGGAGCACCTGGAGGTCGTCGCGTACCTGTGCGTCGGCTACGTCGACGAGTTCCCGGAGGAGCCCGAGCTGGCCCAGGCCGGCTGGTCGCAGCGGCGCCCGCTCTCCTGGGTGGTGCACGAGGAGACCTACGGCCGCCGCGCCCTGCCCGGAGAGGAGCCGCACGACCTCCTCTCCGAGACGGTCGCCAGCATCCGCCCGCTCGACGCCAAGGCGCTCGGCGAGGCATGGGAGCGGCAGAAGCGCATGACCAAGCCCGCCGGGGCCCTCGGCATGCTGGAGATCATCTCCGCTCAGCTCGCGGGTCTGTCCCGGGTCTGCCCGCCGCCGATCCCGGAGCCGGCGGCGGTCGCGATCTTCGCCGGGGACCATGGCGTCCACGCCCAGGGCGTGACCCCCTGGCCGCAGGAGGTCACCACCCAGATGGTGGCCAACTTCCTGGGCGGCGGAGCGGTCTGCAACGCCTTCGCCAACCAGGTCGGCGCCGAGGTCTGCGTGGTCGACGTCGGTGTCGCCGGGGACCTCCCGGCCACCCCCGGCCTGCTGCCGCGCAAGGTCCGCCCCGGCACGGCAGACCTCTCCACCGGCCCCGCGATGACCCGCGAGGAGGCCGTCGCCGCCATCGAGGTGGGCATCGAGACGGCCCGCGACCTGGTCGCGGCCGGGAACAAGGCGCTCCTGACGGGCGAGATGGGCATCGCGAACACCACCGTCTCCGCCGCCCTCATCTCGGTCTTCACGGGCGTCGACCCGTCCGAGGTCACCGGCCGCGGAACGGGCATCAACGACGAGACCCACGCCCGCAAGGTCGACGTCGTCCGCCGTGCCCTCGAACTCCACCAGCCGGATCCGGCGGACCCGATCGGCGTCCTCGCGGCGATCGGCGGCCTGGAGCACGCGGCCATCGTCGGTCTCCTGCTGGGCGGCGCGTCCCTGCGCACACCGGTGCTCCTGGACGGCGTCAGCGCCGGCGCCGCCGCCCTGGTGGCCCGCGCCATCGCGCCCGAGTCCCTGTCCGCCTGCATCGCGGGCCACCGCAGCGCCGAGCCGGGCCACGTGGCGGCCCTGAACAAGCTGGGCCTGCGGCCGCTGGTCGACCTGGACCTGCGCCTGGGCGAGGGCACGGGCGCCCTGCTGGCCCTCCCGCTGGTCCAGAGTGCGGCCCGCGCGATGCACGAGGTCGCCACCTTCGACTCGGCGGGCGTCACCGAGAAGTAG